A part of Rhipicephalus microplus isolate Deutch F79 chromosome 8, USDA_Rmic, whole genome shotgun sequence genomic DNA contains:
- the EMC5 gene encoding ER membrane protein complex subunit 5 encodes MPSKAPKLMATLGIVGLVHAAISAAQHRSYLRLTEQDFTVLPLDIIFQSVLCLLITMYGTMCIAGDFKEVRATVELESKTFETFGNRPSFYTFCHRGRALARS; translated from the coding sequence ATGCCTTCGAAGGCGCCCAAGCTGATGGCCACGCTCGGCATCGTGGGACTGGTGCACGCAGCCATATCGGCGGCCCAACACCGGTCCTACCTGCGGCTCACCGAGCAGGACTTCACGGTGTTGCCGCTGGACATCATCTTCCAGAGCGTGCTGTGCCTGCTGATCACCATGTACGGTACCATGTGCATCGCGGGCGACTTCAAGGAAGTCCGCGCCACGGTCGAACTGGAGAGCAAGACCTTCGAGACGTTCGGAAACCGGCCGTCCTTCTACACGTTCTGCCACCGCGGCCGAGCGCTGGCTAGAAGTTAG